gttttggtttgatTTTGGTTTAATCCAAAAATGGTGAAAAGATTTtcttttagttttggatctggatttaatttaaaattgtataATATAGATACAATTATGTTATGTTGAGCTATTTTTACTCCTACATTACTgtgtatagcattaacattaatttatggtctattttctaatgatcttttcacaactgtccaaactTTCACCAATTTTACCCAAAGGCCACAGAAAGATGGCTGGTTAAACTTACTGACAAAGTAGCGGTACAAATATACATGACATTTTAATAAAAGATGCAATCCCTATAAAACAGAGTAGCACAGCATTGTGCATAAATTATCTTCATGCGGTCGCTGAACATGACATTCCTGAGTTGCTCCAATATATTGACAATGGTAGtaagaataagaggtcattagatggacagttgCATCAGTaaacatttagacaagtagatagacagaGGTGAGCTACACTCAGCAGCAAAATGTTGAAAGACAACAAACGCAatacatgtttaatgtttgagaGGATCCATTATTGACACTGTAGCTACAAGACCTGAAAAAGAGGTCACTAAACTGACAGCAGTATCATTAGACATTTAAATCGACAAAGGTGGGctttaaacataataaaaaaaactcaaaagACTAAGCAGacacacaatatattttgaaCATTTGAGGGCACCCTTAATTGACATTCAAGCTACAAATCAGAAGAAGAGGTCATTATTCTGACAGCAGTATCATTAGACATTTAAAAAGATGAAGGTCATAATAAAAAATGTGAATCACCATGCACTCTATATATTGAACGTTAGAcaacatgcatcatggagagtgaagtaCATAGCCAACTGTAAAGTGTTACGTAATTTAATGgctcaatataaataaatgttgatgataatagaTGAAGAGATCTTTACTCATAATTAAAAACTTAAAAGAGTATGCACACAGTAATGAGGAAAGGAGGGCTTTACCCATAACAATAAAGCTGATGAAAAATCCCGCAAAGGCAATCATTCCTTTTCACTGGCGGTCCACTGTACTCCCTTCTGTCACAGAATGGTTCACCAGGAtcaattattatctttttatggACAAGCTCACTCTATCAAGCCAGGATAAATGTCAGGAGTTTTCCTCTAACTTGTATCTTTGGATGGAATTTAAGGACACACTTACTTACAAAGCATTATTTTCCTTTTAGGATGCTCCCTTTCTTTTTAATCAGTTATTTAGCTTCAATCGACTGCCATCATAATGGGCCTCACCTATTAAATTGATTCCTATATAAATATTTCCAATCACAAGAGTTGCTTTTTTTGTCTTAAGCCCTGACTTGATAATGCGCTTATCATGGAAATGCATGAGGTGGTTCAACTGCTGGCTGCCTTAGtgcaacacaatcatcatcatcatcatcatcctcctcattatcacattcaagtacaacacatttaaGTTCAGATCTACAATTCTGACCCTCATTTTCTTGCACATCATCATTAGTATTACTATtgctcatcctcacatttccaaaaggTTGTGatattttggaaggaggctgctctataatgacaatctgaaatgtcagactcacacaTAGCGCTCCTTACACTCTCCTAAGGGTTCTGTCAGTGCCCAAGTTGTTATTCAGCCTCCACTACTGACAGTACGGGTTGGATACCAATTTACGATGACACTGACAAGGGCTATACagagaaaaaaatcagattttaagAATGCCTAAAATAAGTAAAATGTAGACTTACCATAGAAATGACTCTGTAGCTCATTGACATGCTTTCGCTATATACCGATTGCTAGCAATGCCGGCAGTTTGTATTTACGTCACTTATCATAGCGTCTTGCAGGTTTCTGTATTTGAAGCGGCAATGCCAGAAGCCGTTTGTAATGTAAAAAAAGCTTAGAGTGTTAGTAATTTCAACccgttgcctaaccctaaccctaccccaaCAGTAATCCTAACTCTAACTCGATTCCCAAtaataactctaaccctaaacgtAACTTTAAAATGAGATAAGAAATTCTTTGGCTgttggcattgctgctttaaatgcaGAAAACTGCAAGTCGCTATGCTAATTGACGTAAGTACAAACTGCCGACATTGCCAGCCTTCGGAGTAGTGGAAGTATGTCGGTGATGTACACTGTCATCTTTATGGCAAGTctgcattttaatttttattggtatccttcaaattgtatttttttgtctGTATAGTCCTTTTCGGTGTCAACAGTGTCATTGATGACTACCCCCGTCCAGTACTGGTACTGAGATCCTTCTGATCTTTAGAATGATCAATAGTTGACATTGACAAGATGAGTAACGAAACTTTGGAGTTAATTGTAGCTGACACCACAACAGGTGAGTGCACAATGAGATATTGAAAGGAGGGAATAACCTTACAATTGTTATGACACTGCACCACACACAATTATATCAGTGAAATTTAGACAATTGGTTCTTTAAAAAACATGTTATGTGTTTTTTCGGGGGATGCTGATGGTCCCACTCCACCAGCACCCTGGCTTTTGGCCGCTTAATAAACAGGATGTCACGGAGTGCCCCTTAGAAAACTTGCTTTCACTAGTAGATGAACATttggaattttaaaagaaaacaaattaagaaaataatgtacctttggggggtgctgctcacagtcatacaGTTCCctatttttctccactaaatacttcAGCTGTCACACTCACTGATGCTACTCCTGACAAAATTGGTTCTAGCTTCAAACActatgtattttaaaagcaagaaacttAATTAGCATTTAGTTTGGTGTGTGCTGCTTACAGTCATAAagcaacagcaccctgttttaGCCACTAAATTCTAGTTTAGATGTCTGTACCagaatatatgtaatattatactaTAATATTATTAAGAACAATCTGTAGCCATTACTAATTGGATGTAAGCTCTTTCACACCCAATTACTGATCAGCAGCACACAATTCTAACAGACTGATCTCTACATCAATTAATTGCAATAAAAGCTTGATTGCTATCTAAATTGCCTAtttccctacatgctgtctgttctaaaatgggaGATGAGAAAAGGAAAGAGGTCTATAATACTCAACGTGACTCTGCTCAATAAAACAGGGAATAGCTGCTCACATCCACTATTTTCCGTACATTTCTCTACTCTTGGCAGCTTGGCATAAAAACTGGGGTGTgcatgggggaggggagggacgCACATACATGCAAGACATCTGACCACACCCTGGATGGACAAAATTGCATAGCGACCAAGAGGATGTAAATATGGAGAAAAGAGTGGACATGCAGCACTATTTCCTTTATATTTGATTTAGTAAAGAAATCATATGATACATTTAcagtttatattgtatttaaggCGTGTGTACTACTTATTAGACTCTCAACCTATGTCCATTTTGCAATGACAGGTGTCTGTTTCATATAGCTGACAAGTAACCATTACTATATAAGCTTCAATACTCACTCCATAtgcaaatatataacaaaaaactatcaaaaacaaatatttccatcaaaaaataactttatttagtacatacagtACAAAGTTTTTGaaagacttgatgatgaacagaaGATGGGATgatctgaatatatatattatgttggaGTTTAGTTGGTGGCAAGAGTGCTGGAAATCCAGGAGTTGTAGTTGCAGACCTTGGTGTAGACACCGGGATAGTTCCTCAGAGCACAGCCATATCCCCAGGAGACAATACCCTGAAGCTGTCCATTGCAGATCACGGGTCCACCAGAGTCACCCTGAGCAGAGGACAGATATTGTTACACATTTGAACAAGTCATGATCAACTCTGCACAACCACTATGTTATCTCACAAGGACATCTTTCGGTTTGTTTAAAACACATTTCTTAAGTTACAAAATTGTTGAACTTTATTAAACATCTTAAGCAAATCATTGTGATTTCATTGTCTCAGTACTATAGAGATAACACAGTAACAATTACCTGGCAGGAATCCTTGCCACCTTCCAAGTATCCAACACAGATCATGTTAGCAGTGATCTCTCCTGGGTAGGCATTGCTACACTGAGCGGCGGTCAGGACGGGGGCATTCACACACTGCAGGAGAGATGGCATGTTGGCTGCGGAAAAAGGAATCAGACTTGTTTTACATCCTTCCATCTTATActttatattagtattattattattattattattatcatttatttgttaggcgccacaaggtatccgcagcgccacacactgtactaacagtagactatacagagtgaaaccatacagaacaatgaacaaaaagtaccaatactacagaaactccggccagtcatatgcagtaaagacggagcggaagaacaggtatggagacaagaggggagggggccctgctcatacgagcttacatcctaagggagggtaaacaggccAGGCACAAAAGGatccagttgaggcaagaggagagaagggaggacgagctaaagggaggagatgggggttaagtagatggttggtaggctttgaggaagaggtgagttttgagtgcacgtttgaaggagcacagagtaggagagagacggatggaacgagggaggttgtttcagagaagggggctgcacgggataTGACTATTTATATAACTATTATATGTCCTTTTACATCCCACACTTAGCAGCCACTTCTACTTTTGTGACTTCTATTATGTGACAGATTATAATATGATTGTCAGCAATGTCACTGAATTCCATTTgcttaagttattttttttcatttttttaaataagcctttatatttttactaataagataattttttttcaaaggcACACTATCTTAGATTTAATATTTTCTTATTGTAtctgtataaattatatatttattataagaaaTTACATGTTTAAGAACTTTTTTACATTGTAAAGGACACATCACACACAGTAGTTACTCTCAGCCAAGGTCCATATCAAGTAGTGGACTTTGGTGATTGCTCTGTAACTTACTGCCACTGCTGAGTGTGTTTCCCCAGCCAGCGATCAGACAGCTGGTGCCGGAGGCTGCGCAGCCGGAGGGCAGGGACACAGGCTGGACGTAGGAATTGAGGGAGGCGGCGGAGGCCAGCTTGATCAACCAGATGTCATTGTCCAGGGTTCTGGAGTTGTAGCTGGCATGTCTGATGACTTTGGCAGAGCTGATGAACTGCTCGCTGCCCTCAGTTGCAAAGATGTTGTGTTCTCCCAGTCTGACCTGAACACTCCTGGATGAACGGAAACACAGGACAATTAGCTAATGAAGCATAGAGCTATTTATAGAGATATCTGAGGCATTCTGGGGGCAACAGTGGACATGGATCTTGTATTTTGAGGAAGTAGAACATTGTTATACAATTAGACCTAGATCAAATCTTTAGTGTAAGAATAGACCACAGCTCAGCGGGTGACAGAACAATGGACTCTTCTCCCCTTGGCAGTGCAATGAGTCACAAAGTGAAACTTCATTACCAGTAAAATAACAAGGTTAAAATACAATTATCGAaaatccagatttaaaaaaataaaataaacagcagcTTAGTGATGTTGGTTACAACCAACTAGTCAGTTATGTGACCAGCCGACAAAGGATGCCTcccataaataaagaatactaGTATATATCTCCTAATTCTTATCCTTACGTCTTGTAGCAGTGAGCAGCAGAGACCACCCACAGGTTGTTAATCAGGGACCCTCCACAGAAATGGTATCCTGAGTTCAGGGAAACTATGGAGGGAACAGAATTCTGGGCGCAGGTGTAACCTCCAACAATCTTATCATCATCAAGAGCAGCTGTAAAAGAAGACAGAATGAAAGGTGCCATTGTACCATGAACAATATAACACATTTAAACTTCAAcctgtgcaaatttttttttataaagaactCATAAATGATTAGATTTGTATATTGTAATATGAATAAAGCTCAGGAGTATACACGAGCATCACTTGTAAATCCACATACTCACCAGCAGCTCCGAGGAGCATACAGATCAGAAGGAACTTCATGGTGGAGATCGATCCAGTGAATGGTTTTCTGGAAATAATCTTGGTTTTTATACCCTTTACCAGACACTGACTACCTGTACATTGCACAACTATGTCAATATGGAAATTTTTCTGTTAATGTGTATAGAATAGGTTTAGCTATTAATAACACCTTTCTTTATTAGTGACCTTGCCAGCAAATTCAAGAAAAATTAAACAGGTTTCTATATGTACTCCCATATTATATCTTTCTTGtggatacaattattattatttttattaatttgtgaAAAATGAAGAAATTTTATAGAGACAAAGCCTCTGTTCTTAACATAGAACCCAGTAGGAAAATGAATGATCAGACACCGTTAAGGGAAGAAAGGAATAAGGAGGATAGGTCCTTAGAGAAGAAAGATCGTTTTACATCAATAAGGGAAAGGAAGGATAACTACTATGTGTATCAGAAGAATAAAATTCACACAAGAGGTAATCATGAGGAATTAAAAAAAGAGGCACAGTATCCACAACCTAGATTTAGAGAACGAGATTCGAGAATTCTCCTAAAAGAATTCGGAAATATTATCCATATGATAATGAAAGGAATAAAGGGTATTCACATAACAACTCCCCAAAAGAAAGATGGAGAAGAAATAAGGATTTTAAAAGATATAGGAGTCCAGAGAGAAACAGCTTGAGTATTCCTCTTCACAATAGATTTGAGGTTCTAGATGAGTGGACTACAGACCCTCCGGGTCCATCATCTGAAACATTTTTAGACAGAATAGGGCACAAAAACACCTGGAGATAATACACCGTCACcctaaaaagaaagaacaaaggggaaaaaagggggggggggaaagaaaaaAGGAAGAACATTTTGGATGTAGCACATGAAAGAAATGAACAAAAAGGATCTAATATGGAGAATGAAAAACCTAAAATAAGTAATAAGGATACATTGAAGGTTTTCAATTTGAGCTCCATTACTCTGTCAGAAGGAGAAATTTCTCTCTTGGAAAAAGGGTTAAAATATGCCCCGACTAACACAGTTAAACCATTTGATTTATATCTTGATGTACAGAAATTTATTAGGAGAATCACTATTAAAAAGTTCTTTAAGATTAAGGAAGGAGAGAAGGTAGAAATAGATGAGAATCCAATTGACAATCGTAAGTTCAAAAAGAAAACCTCCTTTTCCCCTGCGTATGTGAAAGGCAATTTTATTGAGATGTTTGACAACTTAGTCACAGAAGATTTAGAGAAACTcaataataaaaagaagaagaataatGTCAAGAGAGTCAATCTTACATCCAAAGAAAGAGCAGCCTTAAAAGAATTAAAGTACAATAAACAATTTGTAATTAAACCTGCGGACAAGGGTGGGGGGGTTGTCATTATGGATGTGGATTATTATACCAAGAGATCCTCAGTCAGCCCAATATGGGAGACACCTATAAGAAACTTAAAAGTGATCCCAAAAACAGGATTATAAAAGAATTAGAATTGTTCGTTCTGGAATATAAGAACGAGGATATTACTGATGAAGATTTAGTCCATTTTATTCAAGTTCCACATCCGAGAGTACCCGTTTTGTATACACTCCCCAAAATTCACAAGGACCCAAAAAAACCACCTGGGAGGCCGATTGTCTCGGGCATTGGTTCATTCGCTATGAACATGTCCGAGGTAATTGACCATTACTTGCAACCCTTGGCACAAGAAGCGAAATCATACTTGAAAGATACAGGTTGTTTTTTGGAGAAGCTTCACTCCATTGAATGGGATTCTAAATACATCTTAGTAACAGCAGATGTAAAGTCCCTGTACACTATTATTCGTCATGATCTCGGTTTAAAAGCAATAGAAAAGAAGTTAAATACAACTACCTATTCTGAAGGTTTTAAGAAGTTCATAAGTGAAGGGATTAAGTTCATTCTCTTGAACAGTTACTTTAGGTTTCAGGATTCATATTATCTTCAATGTATCGGCACCGCTATGggaaccaggttcgccccgagttatACGAACATCTTCATGGCTTCGTGGGAAGATTGTCATGTTTGGGATAGGCATGatttcggggcgaacctggtgatCTGGTGTCGGTACATTGACGATATTTTCTTTATATGGAGAGGCTCCGAAATGGAGCTTCAAGCTTTCTGTGAACATCTCAACAATAATGATCAATTTATTGAGCTTAAATTTGATTCAAGCAAATTCACATATGGAAATGACTGGCTGCTTTGTGATGTAGCtcagaaatacttgatagatttatttttacactgaaatttaaagttgatctaggaaatgccctgccccaactatatatctgtccccacattttaaatttacctccccctccaatgcaacatggttttgtccaggtgcaaagttactccatttctatgctttgctcttcttaatgactcaggcccttttaGTTTATACTGAAATGCACACTAAGGACCTGATACGAGTCTGAGAAAaacttgcatgtaagttgcaTGTTAAAAAAGGACACAGAACGTGAGTCTAATTCAAATCCATAaggatttgaatctgggtgtaagtacgccctGTGTAAACGTTACTAGCCGTATCTTAACACACAAAATAGACTGTACAGGAGCATGTGCAATATAGGAttacatcagaacacatacaaaaaattatattatacagtAAATGAACAACTCCTGactctataatcattaataaaaatatggtttgtttaaaaaaatatatttttaaaattcaatACATAACTCAAAATGCTTTCAATGCATTCTGTACATACAAGTCAGTTGTATACTCTATCTTACCTGCACACACATATTCTGTGCTATCTAGAGGCGTGCATACATGCAGTttataaaacaaagactatgccatgtcagtcaacactatcaat
The nucleotide sequence above comes from Mixophyes fleayi isolate aMixFle1 chromosome 6, aMixFle1.hap1, whole genome shotgun sequence. Encoded proteins:
- the LOC142160592 gene encoding trypsin-like codes for the protein MAPFILSSFTAALDDDKIVGGYTCAQNSVPSIVSLNSGYHFCGGSLINNLWVVSAAHCYKTSVQVRLGEHNIFATEGSEQFISSAKVIRHASYNSRTLDNDIWLIKLASAASLNSYVQPVSLPSGCAASGTSCLIAGWGNTLSSGTNMPSLLQCVNAPVLTAAQCSNAYPGEITANMICVGYLEGGKDSCQGDSGGPVICNGQLQGIVSWGYGCALRNYPGVYTKVCNYNSWISSTLATN